From the genome of Cryptococcus neoformans var. neoformans B-3501A chromosome 1, whole genome shotgun sequence, one region includes:
- a CDS encoding hypothetical protein (Similar to gi|114987|sp|P17885|BIMA_EMENI Protein bimA, FASTA scores: opt: 978, E(): 5.6e-45, (31.466% identity (56.734% similar) in 839 aa overlap (3-773:6-803)); HMMPfam hit to TPR, TPR Domain, score: 127.4, E(): 3.2e-35), whose amino-acid sequence MNTHLAARLQHLASSYPPHTALFYARIWHTLAPTTDSNHDSLHALALAFLQAAEPYSAIHLVRDHTGLDNLDLDLEIRFERTDKVCGGCAMIVARCCEKLGRYSEGQAVLARALKRGANISRFGCNVDEYPVLTLDRFSIACTLIECCNGISTPGQPVTQRKALDEDPWMWEAFTNLCDVGRLKSFDVSLFQPIRELTKHSQGAPPPIESLFPAGAGLSLSRHASRSSRPPLSPNIHRQKSPIEPAPGVLRLHQAQAGAGNSGGLFTPDVEGIGGKTGLGMMGNPSSWDSSSIIGDTTFAVPEQPTKRPFPSFMSTATSFLPSSLRGGTSTPAGSDSPPKLPTMKRPRGKDPVKRPMETPQSQMSSGLPLAKELRPNGAKYEDSDAPRRSSRLKTTTSKPAPKIPRDPHATRSRSVTSSNSNNEVPSPPSLTSQDAILQREADEYLKDIVKKCARVYKSLSRYQCQQAIKEVDALPGELKTSPWAMEILGRAFYEIANYAMARRAFTFLQQQEPYRIQSMEQLSTLLWHLTDLPALSHLSQSLISISRSSPQAWIAVGNCFSLQKDHDEAMRCFRRATQVDEGCAYAWTLCGYEAVEMEEYERAMAFYRTAIRTDARHYNAWYGMGLVYLKTDRPRYAEHHFRRAVEINPTNPVLLCCVGMALEKSDDVVQALHFYERASKYAPTSAMVQFKRIRALVALQRYDEAISALVPLTHSAPDEANVFFLLGKCLLKKERRQEATVAFTNARELEPKLEGVINAVLAANGEEGEDEE is encoded by the exons ATGAACACCCACCTCGCAGCCCGTCTTCAGCACCTCGCATCCTCCTACCCGCCGCACACAGCCCTCTTCTACGCCCGCATATGGCACACACTCGCGCCCACCACAGACAGCAACCACGACTCCCTGCATGCGCTCGCGCtcgctttcctccaagCAGCAGAGCCATACTCCGCCATACACCTCGTCAGAGACCACACAGGCCTCGACAACCTCGATCTGGATCTGGAAATCAGGTTTGAGAGGACAGACAAGGTGTGTGGCGGCTGTGCCATGATCGTTGCTCGCTGCTGTGAGAAACTAGGCAGGTACTCGGAGGGACAGGCCGTCTTGGCCAGGGCGTTGAAAAGAGGTGCCAATATCAGTAGGTTTGGTTGCAACGTTGATGAGTACCCCGTCCTGACACTTGACAGATTTAGCATTGCCTGCACCCTCATCGAATGCTGCAACGGCATATCTACTCCTGGCCAACCTGTCACACAAAG GAAAGCGCTTGATGAGGATCCTTGGATGTGGGAAGCCTTTACTAATCTCTGTGACGTCGGTAGGTTGAAGTCTTTTGATGtttctctctttcagcCAATTCGGGAACTAACGAAGCACTCGCAAGGTGCCCCACCCCCTATCGAGTCCCTCTTCCCCGCAGGAGCGGGCCTTTCCCTCTCTAGGCACGCCTCACGATCGTCAAGGCCCCCATTGTCGCCAAACATTCATCGCCAGAAATCCCCTATAGAACCAGCACCTGGCGTTCTGAGGCTTCACCAAGCCCAAGCAGGTGCTGGCAATAGTGGTGGATTGTTTACCCCCGACGTCGAAGGAATTGGAGGGAAAACGGGTCTTGGTATGATGGgcaatccttcttcttggga CTCGTCATCCATAATAGGCGACACCACTTTTGCGGTCCCGGAACAACCGACCAAGAGACCATTCCCGTCGTTCATGTCAACTGCGACCAGCTTCCTTCCATCGTCTCTTCGAGGTGGTACATCGACCCCAGCAGGAAGTGACTCTCCACCTAAATTGCCTACTATGAAACGACCCAGAGGCAAAGATCCAGTCAAAAGGCCAATGGAAACGCCCCAGTCACAGATGAGCAGCGGACTACCTCTTGCCAAAGAATTGAGGCCAAACGGCGCAAAGTACGAAGACTCGGATGCTCCCCGTCGTAGCTCGCGGCTCAAAACGACAACTTCTAAACCTGCACCCAAAATTCCCCGCGATCCGCACGCCACGCGCTCTCGATCAGTCACTTCCTCCAACTCCAATAACGAGgtcccttctcctccctcgcTGACATCGCAAGATGCGATTCTACAAAGGGAAGCGGATGAGTATCTCAAGGATATAGTAAAAAAATGCGCAAGGGTTTACAAAAGTTTAAGCCGGTATCAGTGCCAACAGGCCATCAAGGAGGTGGATGCCTTGCCCGGAGAGTTGAAGACATCACCATGGGCAATGGAAATTCTAGGGAGGGCGTTTTACGAGATTGCCAACTATGCCATG GCACGGCGAGCATTCACGTTTCTTCAACAGCAAGAACCGTACCGCATCCAATCCATGGAGCAGTTATCCACCCTTCTCTGGCATCTCACCGACCTCCCTGCGCTTTCACACCTTTCTCAAAGCTTGATCTCAATCAGTCGTTCCTCTCCTCAGGCTTGGATCGCCGTGGGGAATTGCTTCAGCTTGCAAAAAGACCATGATGAGGCTATGAGATGTTTTAGGAGAGCGACACAAGTGGATGAAGGTTGCGCTTATGCGTGGACACTGTGTGGGTATGAAGCGgtagagatggaagagtaTGAGAGGGCTATGGCGTTCTATCGAACGGCCATCAGAACAGACGCAAGACATTATAATGCTTG GTATGGGATGGGACTAGTATATCTCAAAACGGATAGACCGCGATATGCGGAGCATCACTTTAGAAGAGCCGTCGAAATCAACCCGACCAATCCCGTCCTTCTATGTTGTGTTGGCATG GCGCTGGAAAAGTCAGACGATGTCGTGCAAGCTCTTCACTTTTATGAGCGTGCCTCCAAATACGCGCCCACCTCCGCGATGGTGCAGTTCAAACGCATTCGTGCCCTTGTCGCTCTTCAACGGTACGACGAGGCCATTTCAGCGCTTGTACCCCTCACACACAGTGCACCGGACGAAGCAAatgtctttttcttgctGGGAAAATGTTTactcaagaaggagagaagacaaGAAGCTACAGTGGCATTTACAAATGCTCGGGAACTGGAACCCAAATTGGAAGGCGTCATCAATGCTGTTTTGGCCGCAaacggagaagagggagaggacgaggaaTGA
- a CDS encoding hypothetical protein (Similar to gi|46096043|gb|EAK81276.1| hypothetical protein UM00291.1 [Ustilago maydis 521], FASTA scores: opt: 267, E(): 6e-08, (30.709% identity (60.892% similar) in 381 aa overlap (2-342:120-486))), producing MHPHHTPLLSLHQVVLDYVITNAYASTAKSLSQSCASGRGASPSGDTAMPSDLKTGSKSDANGDQKTNGEADGMDVDVEMDGSDDNANSGEDSNKNLDRGPALDEQALDMIERRREILEYILSGSIDKAVELLDRHFPLVLSCSEPMPSNYGAATNGATSNGTATPKSRLSSSGGPLHSESSINHSVPVLNSSVHPDHIRLNLQIQRFIESFRQMNPSSPSSPSSSTSSPANSQTFNGGSGVTLTHALSAAHGLHSEAKKLPAEVRAIYLQEIKDVGALFAYENAEMSPLKGFLEQSRRIKLAEQVNKAILPGSEGRAQQSQLEEYSKRLEVYYKVLEGNEIDPTPPWTAKDGLAKEHLAAYWKYHDIKNFNLHDFASLSW from the exons ATGCATCCCCATCATACCCCTCTCCTATCCCTG CATCAAGTAGTACTAGATTATGTGATAACCAACGCATATGCCTCCACTGCCAAATCTCTATCTCAGAGCTGTGCTTCAGGACGGGGTGCATCTCCATCAGGCGACACGGCAATGCCCTCTGACCTTAAGACAGGATCCAAGAGCGATGCCAACGGAGATCAAAAGACCAATGGTGAAGCGGATGGAATGGACGTTGatgtggagatggatggcAGTGATGATAATGCAAACTCAGGAGAGGACTCAAACAAGAACCTTGATCGAGGGCCTGCTCTTGATGAACAAGCTTTGGATATGATTGAGCGACGTCGAG AAATACTAGAGTATATTTTAAGTGGATCCATCGACAAAGCGGTGGAATTACTTGACCGCCATTTCCCCTTGGTTCTTTCCTGTTCTGAGCCCATGCCCTCAAATTACGGCGCTGCTACAAACGGCGCCACCAGCAACGGCACTGCGACCCCTAAGTCACGCCTATCTTCAAGTGGCGGTCCTCTACACTCCGaatcttccatcaatcATAGCGTTCCGGTTTTGAACTCTTCTGTTCACCCTGATCACATCAGACTCAATCTTCAAATACAGCGATTTATCGAATCCTTTCGTCAAATGAACCCCTCTTCACcgtcctctccttcttcctcgacaTCCTCTCCAGCAAACTCACAAACATTCAACGGAGGTTCAGGTGTCACTCTTACGCATGCCTTATCCGCAGCGCATGGATTACATAGCGAAGCGAAGAAGCTTCCCGCAGAAGTGAGAGCCATATACCTTCAGGAAATCAAAGATGTTGGGGCGTTATTCGCGTACGAAAATGCGGAAATGAGTCCCTTGAAGGGGTTTCTGGAGCAGAGTAGGAGGATTAAACTTGCTGAACAAGTCAATAAGGCTATTCTAC CAGGGTCCGAAGGAAGAGCGCAGCAGAGCCAGCTCGAAGAGTACTCAAAGAGACTAGAAGTATATTACAAAGTATTGGAAGGAAACGAGATTGATCCAACACCCCCTTGGACAGCGAAAGATGGGCTTGCGAAAGAACACTTGGCAGCT TACTGGAAATATCATGATATTAAGAATTTCAATCTGCATGATTTTGCTTCCCTCAGTTGGTAA